ACCATATTATCTGTTTCCAAAACTACTTTCCTTGCTCCTAGCTTCCATGCTTGCTGGAGCCCCTCCAGCGCCCCTACAATTCTGCGTTAACTACTGAGCAAGTCCCAACATTCTTCGCAAAGCCGACAACCCATGAACCCTCATGATCTCTTCGCCCCATCCGTATTAACTTTGAGCCATCCCCTTTCCGGTTTCTCCCAACAAATCACCTTATCCATTCACTGTTTTGCATCATAAACAGTCACTTCTGTTATTCTCGCTCTACTGACTTCCCTGATCAATCTCGTAGCTTGCattaatttatgtttctaatgAATTTGATTGAGTGCAAATAAAGCCAATAGCTATATTATTTGCTTtgttttattgcattttatttttaaaaaatatcaatttaaaattttgtttgaattcgTAAAAACATTTGCAACTCATTCGATTTTTCAACCATTGGAACCCAACACCTTATATATAGAATTATTCTTCGCTATAGGACAAGTGGTCAACCTTTCTAAATTTGGATGGACTGAAAAATGAAATAGtaacaacttaaatattattaaacataatatcatttaaaaaataatataatatccaaacatagaaagaaaaagaacccATAAATTTCGTCCATCAAAAATTTCACCTCTCATTTAACACCTAAAAATAAGGATGCCTTTTTCTATTTGTACTCCCACAACCCTCATTCAGCCTCTTGCTATCTTTCCCCTCACCCTTTCTCTTTTCACTGTTTCCACATCTCATTTGTGACAAAAATGGTATGTCGTTTTTTTCGTCCATCTtatcataataattaaacatggTGTCTCGATAAATTTGCAATACTAAATTTCGAGTgaaaatttgagttaaaaaagttTGATCTTCTCAATTCTTTTGTATATGCCTAGTGGTTGCCTATTGGGGGTATAGAGACTTCATGCCTCTGCAAGGGGCAATGGCCAACAAGCCTAACAAGGCCTTGTATTTTGATTCAAGCAATGAATGTTTGCATTTGATTAGATTTAACAATGCTTAACACAGTTCGATTATATGATGTGAATATAATATGaattatcatatatatttgattctaatatgcaatgatatatatattataaataaaattttggttaatgGAACAGGCGAATGCATCATCTGGAATTGCAGTTGGTGAtgagtgcaaaatgaagtttttggaGTTAAAAGCAAAGAGAAGTTACAGAttcattgttttcaaaatagaAGAAACGAGTTACCAGGTTGTGGTTGAGAAGCTTGGTCAACCCAACGAAAAATATGATGATTTAGTTGTCAGTTTGCCCCCTAGTGAGTGTCGTTATGCTGTTTTTGATCTTGATTTCACCACTGATGAAAATTGCCAGAAGAGCAAAATTGTCTTCATTGCATGGTAATAACATACGAGTcgtggtttatttatttattactcagAATCATTTACGTTTTATTCTCCTCGATGATTCAAATTATGAAAAGTCTTATGTAAAATCTGATATAATTAGATTCATTTTAAGTTGGATCTGACTTGAATTACTTGTCTTATAATTTTGGTATATAGGGCCCCGGATTCATCAGAGTTAGGAGCAAAATGGTATATGCCAGCTCCGAAGATAGATTCAGGAAAGAGTTGGACGGTGTTCAGGTTGAATTGCAGGCTACTGATCTGAGTGAAATGAGCTACGACATTGTCAAAGAGCGAGCTATTAGCTAGCCATTGGATCAATAAACCGATTTTGggggttttaatttattttttcaattgcCATAATCATCAATTTAGTTAGTAGTTCAATTGATACAATGAAACATTTTGTGGATTCAATTTCTTTTGTTTGAGAAGAATTTGGTttgttttacatataaaaaaatgttgaaaaaaagttaaattatgaATAGGGATCACCACTTTTACATCCCATTAATTTTTAACCCCTTTTAATTACTAGGGGTGATTTTAAGAAACTAATCTCGTTCTTTTTTCCCCCTTCTCTTAGTTTTTATTATTGTACATtgcattttttgttttaatattggTACTATTAGTATCGGTGTGTTCCAGTATACTATTTcagttttattgattttataaatatttttcacatatatatatttttatttttatttttattttcttaagaaAATATCCATTATATATGCATGCAAACAtataacaattatatatatatactataaaaCTTAGTGGCTTTGGACAATATGtgcaaaaaaattctaaaaagtgaATCGAgtcaagaaaaacaaatattttcagtttatttgatttttctgtttcattagttttaatttttggtttaattgatttattcagttgatttctaattttgatgttttaaatcgAATAAACTAATTAAGCCATAATCCATTTATATacctaaactaaaatttaaatcttaaacTCAAATACCCATTAAAATTTaatactcttaaaagcccaaacctattaaaatttaaaaccaataacaaattaataatttaatttatttatgatattcattttaatttttatcatttaaaatataaaagaaaaaccaaattgATATATAcccattaaaaatagtagaataCATGAAAATTGTACGTTGGATTGTTGGTCATgcgagaaaataaatattttggagttcattaaaaattatttgatttaatttttagtatatttataatgaatttgaaataaaaataaaatcaaaagtaaTACGATATACTAAATTGAAAAGAGAAAACAAttatgtgaaaatgtgaaaataaagaaaagataaaagaattaaattagaaaagtacAAGGATTAGCCCTATAAATTGACCTAAAACTAATAATTATATggtaatttttaaatgtttaataacAAAAACCTAATTTTAAGCTGATTAAACTTATATAATACTCAATTATAAATTACTAAATGTAATCTATTATTTCGGCTTAATACATCAAAAAGTACttgtaaaataattcaataattaattgagctcttaataaaaaaatacttaattgAGCCTTTAATCGAATATGaataatcaattaagccctttaaaaaaatcaattttgctGTAAGCCACAAACATCCTTAACTTTTCCATGTGGTATAACAATGTGAATTGATTTTATGATTCCTTTAAACAtttgaatattttcaattattatGTAGACGATAAAAATAAAGTATTCAAACTCGTCGAGATTcaatttataacatatattagAAAAGTATAAAAgcatgaatttatcaattttaaaaatattttaaaaatttcaaatttattaataaataaacttttaataaatttatggacttgacaAATAATCATGAATGCtatatttctaaataatttattactcaatttatactatttttgaagTCTAAATTTTGAAGTACTAGATCCTAAGCGAAATTACCCAATTTCACCACGTGGCAAACCCTAGTGTGCCATGTGGCAAAGTTAACAAACGCCAAGGGGCTTACACTGAAATTAGTCTTTTAAGG
This window of the Gossypium hirsutum isolate 1008001.06 chromosome A09, Gossypium_hirsutum_v2.1, whole genome shotgun sequence genome carries:
- the LOC107895954 gene encoding actin-depolymerizing factor, whose translation is MANASSGIAVGDECKMKFLELKAKRSYRFIVFKIEETSYQVVVEKLGQPNEKYDDLVVSLPPSECRYAVFDLDFTTDENCQKSKIVFIAWAPDSSELGAKWYMPAPKIDSGKSWTVFRLNCRLLI